One window from the genome of Methylomarinovum caldicuralii encodes:
- the murD gene encoding UDP-N-acetylmuramoyl-L-alanine--D-glutamate ligase produces the protein MTGLDALLGNEPRVAVVGLGRTGVSVLRYLHARGIDCLAADTRDRPPGLESVRQLPGVSVFTGGLSASILSWATHLVVSPGVPLDRPEIRATLERGVALVSDVDLFAAAAGAPVVAVTGSNGKSTVTTLVAEMAAASGLRVRAGGNLGVPALDLLDDACQLYVLELSSFQLERSRYLRPLAGAVLNLSPDHLDHHRNFAAYAAAKGRLLRWSRWRVVNTDDRQVMQLAGRQPQRLVQFSLDAGADWHLQTQGGQTWLARRGEPLLAAAEIPLRGRHNLANALAALALAEAAGLPGEAALSALRGFAGLPHRMQTVAEIDGVTWINDSKGTNVGATGAAIAGLAGPIVLLAGGDGKGADFTPLRAAAVGKVKAAILYGRDRQRLAEALAPAVPVTLVEDLDQAVAVARRQACAGDTVLLSPACASFDQFRDYQDRGDHFTALVQRWQSAA, from the coding sequence ATGACCGGACTGGATGCCTTGCTGGGAAACGAGCCGCGGGTGGCGGTGGTGGGCCTGGGCCGCACCGGCGTGTCGGTGCTGCGTTACCTGCATGCCCGCGGCATCGACTGTCTGGCGGCGGACACCCGCGACCGGCCGCCCGGGCTGGAAAGCGTGCGTCAGCTGCCCGGCGTCAGCGTGTTCACCGGCGGCCTTTCCGCCAGCATCCTGAGCTGGGCCACCCATCTGGTGGTCAGTCCCGGCGTGCCCCTGGACCGTCCCGAGATCCGCGCCACCCTGGAACGCGGCGTCGCCCTGGTGAGCGACGTCGATCTGTTCGCCGCGGCCGCCGGCGCCCCGGTGGTGGCGGTCACCGGCTCCAACGGCAAGAGCACGGTCACCACCCTGGTGGCGGAGATGGCCGCCGCTTCCGGTCTGCGGGTGCGGGCCGGCGGCAATCTGGGGGTGCCGGCGCTGGACCTGCTGGACGATGCGTGTCAGCTGTACGTGCTCGAGCTGTCGAGCTTCCAGCTGGAACGCAGCCGGTATCTGCGGCCGCTGGCGGGCGCGGTGCTCAACCTCAGTCCCGACCACCTGGACCACCACCGCAATTTCGCTGCCTACGCCGCCGCCAAGGGCCGCCTGCTGCGCTGGAGCCGGTGGCGGGTGGTCAACACTGACGACCGTCAGGTGATGCAGCTGGCCGGACGTCAGCCGCAGCGGCTGGTGCAGTTCAGCCTCGATGCCGGGGCCGACTGGCACCTTCAGACCCAGGGGGGGCAGACCTGGTTGGCCCGCCGCGGCGAACCGCTGCTGGCGGCGGCGGAGATTCCCCTGCGCGGGCGCCACAACCTGGCCAACGCCCTGGCGGCGCTGGCGCTGGCGGAAGCGGCGGGCCTCCCCGGGGAGGCCGCGTTGAGCGCCCTGCGCGGCTTTGCCGGCCTACCGCACCGGATGCAGACGGTAGCCGAAATCGACGGCGTGACCTGGATCAACGACTCCAAGGGCACCAACGTCGGCGCCACCGGGGCGGCCATCGCCGGTCTGGCGGGGCCGATCGTGCTGCTCGCCGGCGGCGACGGCAAGGGGGCGGATTTCACTCCGCTGCGCGCCGCGGCCGTCGGCAAGGTGAAGGCAGCCATCCTCTACGGCCGCGACCGCCAGCGCCTGGCGGAAGCCCTGGCGCCGGCGGTTCCGGTGACGCTGGTGGAGGACCTGGATCAGGCGGTGGCGGTGGCGCGGCGTCAGGCCTGCGCCGGCGACACGGTGCTGCTGTCGCCGGCCTGCGCCAGCTTCGACCAGTTCCGCGACTATCAGGACCGTGGCGACCACTTTACCGCGTTGGTGCAGCGATGGCAGTCGGCAGCGTAA
- the ftsL gene encoding cell division protein FtsL, whose product MAVLTGILGMAVIASAVGVVYGKYRSRMLFNEIQRLTRRLDALAVEREQLLLEEHVWADPARIERLAQQRLDMVVPEADAIVYLTVPRR is encoded by the coding sequence ATGGCCGTATTGACAGGGATTCTGGGGATGGCGGTGATCGCATCGGCGGTGGGTGTGGTTTACGGCAAGTACCGCAGCCGCATGCTGTTCAACGAAATCCAGCGCCTGACCCGCCGCCTCGACGCCCTGGCGGTGGAGCGGGAACAGCTGCTGCTGGAGGAGCACGTCTGGGCCGACCCGGCCCGCATCGAACGCCTGGCGCAGCAGCGTCTCGACATGGTGGTGCCGGAAGCGGACGCCATCGTCTATCTGACGGTGCCGCGGCGATGA
- the ftsW gene encoding putative lipid II flippase FtsW, with amino-acid sequence MAVGSVTLSPPRAAPACDGPLLALGAALTGLGLVMMTSASVHLHGGGLDFAVRQVLHLGLGVALAWMVWRCPLRFWQRTGPLWLLLGLAALVAVKLPGIGVTVKGSTRWLDAGVMRLQVSAPFKLVAMIYLAGYLVRHGEALRRESLALLRPLVLLGLGVGLLLWEPDFGAAAVLLAAAAALLFLAGARLLPVLGLFALLGGGAALLVIFEPYRMRRVIGFLDPWAHARDEGYQLVQALVAFGLGGPFGVGLGNSVQKMFYLPEGHTDFILAVIGEELGWIGVAGILLAFAALLWRIFRTAELAARAGEAFGAWLAYGIGLLLGLTALINMGVNLGVLPTKGLPLPLVSYGGSALVCDLVTLGLVQRVYAEARETLAATPGRKPWRG; translated from the coding sequence ATGGCAGTCGGCAGCGTAACCTTAAGCCCTCCCCGCGCCGCCCCCGCCTGCGACGGGCCGTTGCTGGCGCTCGGCGCGGCGCTGACCGGGCTGGGTCTGGTGATGATGACCTCGGCTTCGGTGCACCTGCACGGCGGGGGGCTGGATTTCGCCGTGCGCCAGGTGCTGCATCTGGGGCTGGGAGTGGCGCTGGCCTGGATGGTGTGGCGCTGCCCGCTGCGTTTCTGGCAGCGGACCGGGCCGCTGTGGCTGCTGCTCGGTCTGGCGGCGCTGGTGGCGGTGAAGCTGCCCGGAATCGGGGTCACGGTCAAGGGCAGCACCCGCTGGCTCGACGCGGGGGTTATGCGACTGCAGGTGTCGGCGCCGTTCAAGCTGGTGGCGATGATCTATCTGGCCGGTTATCTGGTGCGTCACGGCGAGGCGCTGCGGCGCGAGTCCCTGGCGCTGCTGCGCCCCCTGGTGCTGCTGGGGCTGGGGGTGGGGCTGCTGCTGTGGGAGCCGGATTTCGGCGCCGCCGCCGTGCTGCTGGCGGCCGCCGCCGCCCTGTTGTTTCTGGCCGGCGCGCGTCTGCTGCCGGTGCTGGGCCTGTTCGCCCTGCTGGGCGGCGGTGCGGCGCTGCTGGTGATCTTCGAGCCCTATCGCATGCGGCGGGTGATCGGTTTTCTCGATCCCTGGGCCCATGCGCGCGACGAGGGGTACCAGCTGGTGCAGGCGCTGGTCGCCTTCGGCCTGGGCGGGCCTTTCGGCGTCGGCCTGGGCAACAGCGTCCAAAAGATGTTCTATCTGCCCGAGGGGCACACCGATTTCATCCTCGCGGTGATCGGCGAGGAGCTGGGGTGGATCGGCGTGGCGGGGATCCTGCTCGCCTTCGCCGCATTGCTGTGGCGGATCTTCCGCACCGCCGAACTGGCCGCCCGCGCCGGCGAGGCCTTCGGCGCCTGGCTGGCCTATGGCATCGGGTTGCTGCTGGGACTGACGGCGCTCATCAACATGGGGGTCAACCTCGGCGTCCTGCCCACCAAGGGACTGCCTCTGCCGCTGGTCAGTTACGGCGGCAGCGCTCTGGTGTGCGACCTGGTGACCCTGGGGCTGGTGCAGCGGGTGTATGCCGAGGCGCGGGAAACGCTGGCGGCGACGCCGGGGAGGAAGCCGTGGCGCGGGTGA
- the mraY gene encoding phospho-N-acetylmuramoyl-pentapeptide-transferase, protein MLYELTQWLSDWYGPFRVFQYLTLRAIVAVLTALILSFLIGPPLIRRLGRYAQPIRDDGPQSHLSKAGTPTMGGLLILIAVTVTTLLWADLANRFVWVVLGVTLAYGVIGFVDDYKKLVLGNSKGISARQKLFWQTAVAAAAAVFLYRSAQVAAEWTYILPFFKDIRLDLGWGYVPITCLVVVGTSNAVNLTDGLDGLAILPTVLVGGALGVFAYVSGHSHFADYLAVPYIPGVGELVVFCGALVGAGLGFLWFNAYPAQVFMGDIGALALGAALGILAVLVRQEIVLMIMGGVFVMETVSVILQVASFKLTGRRIFRMAPLHHHFELKGWPEPKVIVRFWIITVILVLIGLATLKLR, encoded by the coding sequence ATGCTGTACGAGCTGACCCAATGGCTGAGCGACTGGTACGGACCGTTCCGGGTCTTCCAGTACCTGACCCTGCGGGCCATCGTGGCGGTGCTGACGGCGCTGATCCTGTCCTTCCTCATCGGTCCGCCGTTGATCCGCCGCCTGGGGCGCTACGCCCAGCCGATCCGCGACGACGGTCCCCAGAGCCATCTGAGCAAGGCCGGCACCCCCACCATGGGCGGGTTGCTGATCCTGATCGCGGTCACCGTGACCACGCTGCTGTGGGCCGATCTCGCCAACCGCTTCGTCTGGGTGGTGCTGGGGGTTACCCTGGCCTACGGGGTGATCGGCTTCGTCGATGACTACAAGAAGTTGGTGCTGGGCAACAGCAAGGGCATCTCGGCGCGCCAGAAGCTGTTCTGGCAGACGGCGGTGGCGGCGGCGGCGGCGGTTTTCCTCTACCGCAGCGCCCAGGTGGCGGCGGAATGGACCTACATCTTGCCCTTCTTCAAGGACATCCGCCTGGACCTGGGCTGGGGTTACGTGCCGATCACCTGCCTGGTGGTGGTCGGCACCAGCAACGCGGTCAACCTCACCGATGGTCTCGACGGCCTGGCGATCCTGCCCACGGTGCTGGTGGGCGGGGCCCTGGGGGTGTTCGCCTACGTTTCCGGCCACAGCCATTTCGCCGACTATCTGGCGGTGCCGTACATCCCGGGGGTCGGCGAGCTGGTGGTGTTCTGCGGCGCCCTGGTGGGGGCGGGGCTGGGGTTTCTGTGGTTCAACGCCTATCCGGCCCAGGTGTTCATGGGCGACATCGGCGCCCTGGCCCTGGGGGCGGCGCTGGGCATCCTGGCGGTGCTGGTGCGTCAGGAAATCGTACTCATGATCATGGGCGGGGTGTTCGTGATGGAGACGGTGTCGGTCATCCTCCAGGTGGCGTCCTTCAAGCTCACCGGCCGGCGCATCTTCCGCATGGCGCCGCTGCACCATCATTTCGAGCTCAAGGGCTGGCCCGAGCCCAAGGTGATCGTGCGCTTCTGGATCATCACCGTGATCCTGGTGCTGATCGGACTGGCAACGTTGAAACTGAGGTGA
- a CDS encoding peptidoglycan D,D-transpeptidase FtsI family protein, whose product MNPRAAPTLVAPWRRYLLLGTFGLALAGLLARAFYIQVWARDFYRRYGDRQQIRTAVLPAHRGRLLDRQGVPLALSAPVKAVCINPRRFHAEPGQLRRLARLLGMRPQDLEDKIAAHRQQAFLYLKRQLAPALAERVLALDLDGLFLRSEFRRYYPAAEVTAHLLGFTDIDQHGQEGLERRFDTQLTGMAGQVRVIRDRKGRLIEAMESLQAPRPGHDVRLSIDRRLQYWAYLELKRAVARHHARAGMLVLLDARTGEVLALANQPTFNPNLRDGRRRAAWRNRAVTDVFEPGSTLKPFAMACALREGVARSGERIDTAPGWLRVGRHVVRDHHRHGVLDLAGILVKSSNVGITRVALRLSPARFTACLRDFGFGQPTGIEFPGEADGFVPAARGLGRFEQATLAFGYGLNVSTLQLARAYTALADDGMLHSLTLLPRSTDPQPRRVLPAGVARQVRHMLEGVVTPEGTARRARVSGYRVAGKTGTAKVAVPGGYAEDRYRGLFVGMAPASAPRLVLAVVIEEPRGKAYYGGQVAAPVFSRVMGLALRLLGIPPDEIPAAPPLLARAGGLQ is encoded by the coding sequence ATGAACCCCCGGGCCGCCCCAACCCTGGTCGCCCCCTGGCGCCGCTACCTGCTGCTGGGCACCTTCGGCCTGGCGCTGGCCGGCCTTCTGGCGCGGGCCTTCTACATCCAGGTGTGGGCGCGGGATTTCTACCGCCGCTACGGCGACCGCCAGCAGATCCGCACCGCGGTCCTGCCGGCCCACCGCGGGCGGCTGCTGGACCGGCAGGGGGTGCCGCTGGCGCTCAGCGCCCCGGTCAAGGCGGTGTGCATCAATCCGCGCCGGTTCCACGCCGAACCCGGTCAGCTGCGCCGGCTCGCCCGGTTGCTGGGGATGCGGCCGCAGGACCTGGAAGACAAGATCGCGGCCCACCGCCAGCAAGCGTTCCTCTACCTCAAACGCCAGCTGGCCCCGGCGCTGGCGGAACGGGTTCTGGCCCTCGATCTCGACGGCCTGTTCCTGCGCTCCGAATTCCGGCGTTACTATCCGGCCGCCGAGGTGACGGCCCATCTGCTGGGCTTCACCGATATCGACCAGCATGGTCAGGAGGGGTTGGAACGCCGCTTTGACACCCAGCTGACCGGCATGGCGGGGCAGGTGCGGGTCATCCGCGACCGCAAGGGGCGGCTGATTGAGGCGATGGAGAGCCTGCAGGCGCCGCGTCCCGGGCACGACGTCCGCCTGAGCATCGACCGGCGGCTGCAGTACTGGGCCTATCTGGAACTGAAGCGCGCCGTGGCCCGCCACCACGCCAGGGCGGGGATGCTGGTCCTGCTCGATGCCAGGACCGGTGAGGTGCTGGCGCTGGCCAACCAGCCCACCTTCAACCCGAATCTGCGCGACGGCCGCCGCCGCGCCGCCTGGCGCAATCGGGCGGTCACCGACGTGTTCGAGCCCGGCTCCACCCTCAAACCCTTCGCCATGGCCTGCGCCCTGCGCGAAGGGGTCGCCCGCAGCGGCGAACGCATCGACACCGCCCCGGGGTGGCTGCGGGTGGGACGTCACGTGGTGCGTGACCATCACCGCCACGGCGTCCTCGATCTGGCCGGGATTCTGGTCAAGTCCAGCAACGTCGGCATCACCCGGGTGGCCCTGCGGCTGTCGCCTGCCCGCTTTACCGCCTGTCTGCGCGATTTCGGCTTCGGGCAACCTACCGGGATCGAGTTTCCCGGTGAGGCGGACGGTTTCGTGCCGGCAGCCCGCGGCCTGGGCCGTTTCGAACAGGCCACCTTGGCGTTCGGTTACGGCCTCAACGTCTCCACCCTGCAACTGGCGCGTGCCTACACGGCGCTGGCCGACGACGGAATGCTCCATTCCCTCACCCTGCTGCCCCGCAGCACCGATCCGCAGCCCCGCCGGGTCCTGCCCGCCGGGGTGGCGCGTCAGGTACGTCACATGCTCGAAGGGGTGGTGACGCCCGAGGGGACGGCCCGGCGGGCCCGGGTTTCCGGTTACCGGGTCGCCGGCAAGACCGGGACCGCCAAGGTGGCCGTCCCCGGCGGTTATGCCGAGGACCGCTACCGCGGCCTGTTCGTCGGTATGGCGCCGGCCAGCGCTCCCAGGCTGGTGCTGGCGGTGGTGATCGAGGAGCCCCGGGGCAAGGCGTATTACGGCGGTCAGGTGGCGGCGCCGGTGTTCTCCCGGGTGATGGGGCTGGCGCTGCGCCTGCTCGGCATCCCTCCGGACGAGATTCCGGCGGCGCCGCCGCTGCTGGCGCGCGCGGGAGGGCTGCAGTGA
- the rsmH gene encoding 16S rRNA (cytosine(1402)-N(4))-methyltransferase RsmH gives MDAMVHLPVMLEAALEGLALAPDGVYLDGTFGRGGHSRAILERLGPEGRLVALDKDPDAVASAEAERLRRDPRFTLVQADFRDLGAVVREAGLWGRVAGMLLDLGVSSPQLDTAARGFAFLQEGPLDMRMNPAVGVSAAEWLARADERELADVIHRYGEERYARRIARTIVRARTETPLRTTRQLAELVERAVPRRERHKHPATRTFQAIRIHVNRELEALEAALAQSLEVLAPGGRLVVIAFHSLEDRIVKRFIRRHSRPAPLPRKLPVVVSELDLPLRDLGKRRPDALEIARNPRARSAVLRVAERR, from the coding sequence ATGGATGCGATGGTACATCTGCCGGTCATGCTCGAGGCCGCCCTGGAAGGGTTGGCGCTCGCGCCTGACGGTGTCTATCTCGACGGTACCTTCGGCCGGGGAGGGCACAGCCGGGCGATTCTTGAACGGCTGGGGCCCGAAGGGCGCCTTGTCGCCCTCGACAAGGATCCGGACGCCGTCGCTTCCGCCGAGGCGGAACGGCTGCGCCGGGACCCCCGTTTCACCCTGGTGCAGGCGGATTTCCGCGACCTCGGCGCGGTGGTGCGGGAGGCCGGCCTCTGGGGCCGCGTGGCCGGCATGTTGCTGGATCTGGGGGTGTCGTCCCCGCAGCTGGACACCGCCGCCCGCGGCTTCGCCTTCCTCCAGGAAGGGCCGCTGGACATGCGCATGAATCCCGCCGTGGGGGTTTCGGCCGCCGAGTGGTTGGCCCGGGCCGACGAGCGCGAACTGGCCGATGTCATCCACCGCTACGGCGAGGAGCGTTACGCCCGCCGCATCGCCCGCACCATCGTCAGGGCGAGGACGGAAACGCCGCTGCGGACCACCCGCCAGCTGGCGGAACTGGTCGAGCGCGCCGTCCCGCGGCGGGAGCGCCACAAGCATCCGGCGACCCGGACCTTCCAGGCGATCCGCATCCACGTCAATCGCGAGCTGGAGGCGCTGGAGGCCGCGCTGGCCCAGTCCCTGGAAGTGCTGGCGCCCGGCGGCCGCCTGGTTGTCATTGCCTTCCATTCCCTCGAGGACCGTATCGTCAAGCGCTTCATCCGCCGCCATTCCCGTCCGGCGCCGCTGCCCCGCAAGCTGCCGGTGGTGGTCTCCGAACTCGACCTGCCGTTGCGGGATCTGGGCAAGCGCCGTCCGGACGCCCTGGAAATCGCCCGCAACCCGCGGGCCCGAAGCGCCGTTCTGCGCGTCGCCGAACGTCGATGA
- the murG gene encoding undecaprenyldiphospho-muramoylpentapeptide beta-N-acetylglucosaminyltransferase: MARVMILAGGTGGHVFPALAVAEWLRGHGHEVVWMGGARGLEQQVVHAAGFPLDAITVGGLRGKGVGRLVTAPAMLLRALWQAGRVLRRRRPQVVLGMGGYAAGPGGVMARLQGIPLVIHEQNRVPGTTNRWLAPWAKRVLEGFPGTFADSLKPCWTGNPLRCEIAALGPKPDHDGPPRLLVVGGSLGAQILNEVVPQALAQMGSPLQVWHQCGRGNAAAVEAAYRRAGVAARVSEFIDNMAAAWRWADLAVCRAGAMTVSELAAAGVAGVLVPYPHAIDDHQARNAEYLVQRGAARLLPQDRLTPARLAQTLAELAAAPQRLREMGAAARRAARLDATETVARICLGEIDGTQNPSA, translated from the coding sequence GTGGCGCGGGTGATGATTCTCGCCGGCGGCACCGGCGGTCATGTGTTTCCGGCCCTGGCGGTGGCCGAGTGGCTGCGCGGCCACGGTCACGAGGTGGTGTGGATGGGCGGCGCGCGGGGGCTGGAGCAGCAGGTGGTGCACGCCGCCGGCTTTCCCCTGGACGCCATCACCGTCGGCGGGTTGCGGGGCAAGGGTGTGGGAAGACTGGTGACGGCGCCGGCGATGCTGCTGCGGGCCCTGTGGCAGGCCGGCCGGGTTCTGCGGCGCCGCCGTCCCCAGGTGGTGCTGGGAATGGGGGGATATGCCGCCGGCCCCGGTGGGGTGATGGCCCGGCTGCAGGGAATCCCGCTGGTGATCCACGAACAGAACCGCGTCCCCGGCACCACCAACCGCTGGCTGGCGCCGTGGGCGAAGCGGGTGCTGGAGGGCTTTCCCGGCACTTTCGCCGACAGCCTCAAACCCTGCTGGACCGGAAATCCCTTGCGCTGTGAGATCGCCGCCCTGGGCCCGAAGCCGGATCACGACGGCCCGCCTCGGCTGCTGGTGGTCGGCGGCAGCCTGGGGGCGCAGATCCTCAACGAGGTGGTCCCCCAGGCGCTGGCCCAGATGGGTTCACCGCTGCAGGTGTGGCACCAGTGCGGCCGGGGGAACGCAGCGGCGGTCGAGGCCGCCTACCGCCGGGCCGGCGTCGCAGCCAGGGTGAGCGAATTCATCGACAACATGGCGGCGGCGTGGCGGTGGGCGGATCTGGCGGTCTGCCGCGCCGGGGCGATGACCGTCAGCGAGCTGGCGGCCGCCGGGGTGGCGGGGGTGCTGGTGCCCTACCCCCACGCCATCGACGACCATCAGGCCCGCAACGCCGAATATCTGGTGCAGCGCGGGGCGGCGCGGCTGTTGCCCCAGGACCGGCTCACCCCGGCCCGTCTGGCGCAGACCCTTGCCGAGCTGGCGGCCGCGCCGCAGAGGCTGCGGGAGATGGGCGCCGCCGCCCGCCGCGCCGCCCGTCTGGACGCCACCGAAACCGTGGCCCGAATTTGTCTGGGAGAGATCGATGGTACCCAAAATCCAAGTGCCTGA
- a CDS encoding UDP-N-acetylmuramoyl-tripeptide--D-alanyl-D-alanine ligase, protein MRLSEVAPVLGGRLLGEDADFEGVGTDTRQPLRGALYVALQGERFDGHDFLPQAAAAGAAAALVSRPVDCGLPQLQVRDTRAALGQLARHWRRRIFRGRVIGVTGSNGKTTVKEMIAAALGGEPAVLKTQGNLNNDIGVPLTLLRLTAAQRHAVVEMGANHPGEIGYCAALAEPDVGVITQAAPAHLAGFGSLEGVARTKGELLAALPPDGTAVLNADDPFFDLWRRLSGGRRVLSFGFGKADVRAVEVAPLAFAAGRFHNRFEVEALGRRFSLDLALAGRHNVANALAAIAAALAAGGDPEVIRAGLEGLGPVPGRLRPLPAREGAWLLDDCYNANPASFAAGLETLAALGGEPWVVLGAFGELGPESAYWHRQAGQLARRHRVAYLLAVGEEAKAAVASFGGGGQWFSSREALIEAALKHLHSGARILVKGSRSQGLEHVVRALEAA, encoded by the coding sequence ATGCGTTTGAGCGAAGTGGCTCCGGTGCTCGGGGGGCGGCTTTTGGGAGAGGATGCGGACTTCGAAGGTGTCGGCACCGACACCCGTCAGCCGTTGCGCGGCGCCCTCTACGTCGCCCTGCAGGGCGAGCGCTTCGACGGCCACGACTTTCTGCCCCAGGCGGCCGCCGCCGGGGCCGCCGCCGCCCTGGTCTCCCGGCCGGTTGACTGCGGACTGCCGCAGCTGCAAGTGAGAGACACCCGCGCGGCGCTGGGACAGCTGGCGCGCCACTGGCGCCGCCGCATTTTCCGGGGACGGGTGATTGGGGTCACCGGCAGCAACGGCAAGACCACGGTAAAGGAAATGATCGCCGCCGCCCTGGGCGGGGAACCGGCGGTGCTCAAAACCCAGGGAAACCTCAACAACGACATCGGCGTGCCCCTGACCCTGCTGCGGCTGACGGCGGCACAGCGCCATGCGGTGGTGGAGATGGGGGCCAACCATCCCGGCGAGATCGGCTACTGCGCCGCCCTGGCGGAACCCGACGTCGGCGTCATCACTCAGGCGGCGCCGGCCCATCTGGCGGGTTTCGGCTCCCTCGAAGGGGTCGCCCGCACCAAGGGGGAGCTGTTGGCCGCGCTGCCGCCCGACGGAACCGCGGTGCTCAACGCCGACGATCCCTTCTTCGATCTGTGGCGGCGCCTGAGCGGGGGGCGGCGGGTTCTCAGCTTCGGCTTCGGCAAGGCCGACGTCCGCGCCGTCGAGGTGGCACCCCTGGCGTTCGCCGCCGGCCGCTTTCACAACCGCTTCGAAGTCGAGGCACTGGGGCGGCGTTTTTCCCTGGATCTGGCGTTGGCCGGACGGCACAACGTCGCCAACGCCCTGGCGGCGATCGCCGCCGCCCTGGCGGCCGGAGGCGATCCGGAGGTCATTCGCGCCGGTCTGGAAGGCTTGGGTCCGGTGCCCGGCCGCCTGCGGCCGTTGCCCGCCCGGGAAGGCGCCTGGCTGCTCGATGACTGCTACAACGCCAATCCGGCTTCCTTCGCCGCCGGTCTGGAAACCCTGGCGGCGCTGGGGGGGGAGCCGTGGGTGGTCCTCGGCGCTTTCGGCGAGCTGGGGCCGGAAAGCGCCTATTGGCACCGCCAGGCGGGGCAGCTGGCGCGCCGCCACCGGGTCGCCTATCTGCTCGCCGTGGGGGAGGAGGCCAAGGCGGCGGTGGCCAGCTTCGGCGGCGGGGGGCAGTGGTTCTCCTCCCGTGAGGCGCTGATCGAGGCAGCGCTCAAACACCTGCACAGCGGCGCCCGGATTCTGGTCAAGGGTTCCCGCAGCCAGGGATTGGAACACGTGGTCCGCGCGCTGGAGGCCGCCTGA
- a CDS encoding UDP-N-acetylmuramoyl-L-alanyl-D-glutamate--2,6-diaminopimelate ligase, whose amino-acid sequence MRLRDWLPDVAGPDVEITGLAEHAAEVRPGDAFIALPGRRRHGLDFATEAAANGAVVVLHEPGDAVPPLPVPAVAVAGLGRRLSALAARFYGHPSREMEIIGVTGTNGKTSCSFYLAQVLGGAVMGTLGWGRPGSLHPSAHTTAPAVATQRRLAALRDAGVTTVAMEVSSHALDQGRVAEVAFDAAVWTNLSRDHLDYHGDLQRYAAAKRRLLACPGLQAAVVNLDDPVWPTMREACTGEVIGFAWRTRPAADFPVVQARQVRFTAAGIEFGAVFQGDSHPVRVGLLGEGNLENALAVLALLLAQGWSLPRAAEALGRLVPVPGRMECFRAPGRPLVVVDYAHTPAALEMALTSLRRHCRGRLWVVFGCGGDRDRGKRPLMGRIAERLADAVILTDDNPRTEDGAAIVAAIAAGMARPPRIVRDRGEAIDRALAEAGEGDVVLVAGKGHETWQDVGERRLPFSDREWIQNRLAEEATCV is encoded by the coding sequence ATGCGGCTGCGCGACTGGCTGCCCGACGTTGCCGGGCCGGATGTCGAAATCACCGGCCTGGCGGAACACGCCGCCGAGGTGCGGCCGGGGGATGCCTTCATCGCCCTGCCGGGACGGCGGCGCCACGGGCTGGATTTCGCCACCGAGGCCGCGGCAAACGGCGCGGTGGTGGTGCTCCACGAGCCCGGCGATGCCGTGCCGCCGCTCCCGGTCCCGGCGGTGGCGGTGGCCGGGCTCGGCCGTCGCCTCAGTGCGTTGGCGGCCCGCTTCTACGGCCATCCCAGCCGGGAGATGGAGATCATCGGCGTCACCGGCACCAACGGCAAGACCTCCTGCAGCTTCTATCTGGCCCAGGTGCTCGGCGGGGCGGTGATGGGCACCCTGGGCTGGGGCCGGCCCGGAAGCCTGCATCCCAGCGCCCACACCACCGCCCCGGCGGTCGCCACCCAGCGCCGCTTGGCGGCGCTGCGGGACGCCGGCGTGACCACGGTGGCGATGGAGGTTTCCTCCCACGCCCTCGATCAGGGCCGGGTGGCGGAAGTGGCCTTCGATGCGGCGGTGTGGACCAACCTCAGCCGCGACCACCTCGACTATCACGGTGACCTCCAGCGCTATGCCGCCGCCAAGCGCCGCCTGCTGGCGTGCCCCGGGCTGCAGGCGGCGGTCGTCAACCTCGACGATCCGGTCTGGCCCACAATGCGGGAAGCCTGTACCGGAGAGGTGATCGGTTTCGCCTGGCGCACCCGGCCAGCGGCGGATTTCCCTGTGGTTCAGGCCCGGCAGGTCCGCTTCACCGCGGCGGGGATCGAATTCGGGGCGGTCTTCCAGGGAGACTCACACCCGGTCCGGGTGGGGCTGCTGGGGGAAGGCAACCTGGAAAACGCGCTGGCTGTGCTGGCGCTGCTGTTGGCGCAGGGGTGGTCGCTGCCCCGGGCCGCTGAGGCTCTGGGGCGGCTGGTGCCGGTGCCGGGGCGGATGGAATGCTTCCGGGCCCCGGGCCGTCCCCTGGTGGTGGTGGACTACGCCCACACCCCGGCGGCGCTGGAGATGGCGCTGACCAGCCTGCGGCGCCACTGCCGCGGGCGGCTGTGGGTGGTGTTCGGCTGCGGAGGCGACCGCGACCGCGGCAAGCGGCCGCTGATGGGGCGCATCGCCGAGCGTCTGGCCGACGCGGTGATCCTCACCGACGACAACCCGCGCACCGAGGACGGCGCGGCGATCGTCGCCGCCATCGCCGCCGGCATGGCGCGTCCGCCCCGCATCGTCCGCGACCGGGGGGAGGCCATCGACCGGGCCTTGGCCGAAGCCGGCGAAGGCGATGTAGTGCTGGTGGCCGGCAAGGGCCACGAAACCTGGCAAGATGTCGGAGAGCGGCGCCTGCCTTTCAGCGACCGCGAATGGATTCAGAACCGTTTGGCAGAGGAGGCGACATGCGTTTGA